The following are encoded together in the Candidatus Hydrogenedens sp. genome:
- the yajC gene encoding preprotein translocase subunit YajC, translated as MLPMILAFIAIMYFLMIRPQQKREKERREMLNALTKGDKVVTTGGMYGTVVDLSEDKVTLRVDDKVEIDFVRGAVAQIVSKANEKK; from the coding sequence ATGCTACCAATGATTTTAGCGTTTATTGCTATCATGTATTTTTTGATGATACGTCCCCAACAAAAACGGGAAAAAGAACGGCGAGAAATGTTAAATGCTTTAACAAAAGGAGACAAAGTCGTTACTACGGGAGGAATGTACGGAACGGTTGTTGACTTATCGGAAGACAAAGTGACCCTTCGAGTGGATGATAAAGTAGAAATAGATTTCGTTCGCGGAGCTGTAGCACAAATTGTCTCGAAAGCCAATGAGAAGAAGTGA